Proteins encoded together in one Calditrichota bacterium window:
- a CDS encoding GWxTD domain-containing protein — protein sequence MRKLCTACLVALTLISSLAVAQRPRFGEDQEPRGFRCRTGQRLSPVPDSALVFVAISVPYDNLTFVRGVESGFVSHFGASFVIIDDDDRLAAERDLDMDVYTESFKETNSRTLNAVRTEEFYIAPGDYKVSVTITDHETKRKRRWSGKVSAVIMDSLLSVSDLYWVDSDTVLDSQNTPRVIENFSNREEPATVAIDLVSAAPESLQITWRVTGEDGDTAATQTEKILPSGEVEHFEYSVVMQNLPVQKYTVEFEALGDGRREARTVTFNVNIPGIPASINDLGEAIRQVKYIGSAEENRRLRSASTADREQLFREFWKRRDPTPETQRNELMEEYYYRVELANEKYSTNRPGWETDRGRIFIMYGEPSDIERHPFESGSRPYEIWYYHNINRRFVFVDYTGFGDYTLSGPQLGY from the coding sequence ATGCGGAAACTTTGCACTGCCTGTCTTGTCGCACTAACTCTGATTTCGTCGCTGGCTGTCGCACAGCGTCCTCGTTTCGGCGAGGATCAGGAGCCGCGCGGTTTTCGCTGCCGAACGGGGCAACGGCTTTCGCCCGTTCCCGATAGTGCTTTGGTCTTTGTCGCGATTTCGGTTCCTTATGACAATCTCACCTTCGTGCGCGGAGTGGAATCAGGTTTCGTTTCGCATTTCGGTGCGTCCTTTGTGATCATCGACGACGATGACCGACTCGCCGCCGAACGCGATCTCGACATGGACGTCTACACCGAGTCCTTCAAGGAAACCAACAGCCGAACTCTGAACGCCGTTCGCACCGAAGAGTTTTACATCGCGCCCGGAGACTACAAAGTCTCCGTCACGATCACTGACCACGAAACCAAACGCAAGCGCCGCTGGAGCGGAAAAGTCTCCGCAGTGATCATGGACTCGCTGCTCTCTGTTTCAGATCTCTATTGGGTTGATTCCGATACGGTCCTCGACTCTCAAAACACGCCGCGAGTCATTGAGAACTTCTCGAATAGAGAAGAACCCGCGACGGTCGCCATCGATCTCGTTTCCGCGGCGCCCGAATCGCTGCAAATTACGTGGCGCGTAACCGGAGAAGATGGAGATACGGCTGCCACTCAAACAGAAAAAATCTTGCCGTCGGGAGAAGTCGAGCACTTCGAGTACAGTGTCGTCATGCAAAACCTTCCCGTGCAAAAATACACCGTCGAGTTTGAAGCACTCGGCGATGGTCGGCGCGAAGCCCGCACGGTCACGTTTAACGTGAACATACCCGGCATTCCCGCTTCGATAAACGATCTCGGCGAAGCCATCCGGCAGGTGAAGTACATCGGTTCCGCAGAAGAAAATCGCCGCCTCCGTTCCGCTTCAACGGCCGACCGAGAACAGCTCTTCCGAGAGTTCTGGAAACGGCGCGATCCGACTCCGGAAACCCAAAGAAACGAATTGATGGAAGAGTACTACTACCGGGTCGAACTCGCCAACGAAAAATATTCGACCAATCGACCCGGTTGGGAAACGGACCGCGGAAGAATTTTCATCATGTACGGCGAACCGTCCGACATCGAGCGCCATCCGTTCGAGTCCGGTTCTCGTCCCTATGAAATTTGGTACTACCACAATATCAACCGCCGCTTCGTCTTCGTTGACTATACCGGATTCGGCGATTACACATTGT
- the rimO gene encoding 30S ribosomal protein S12 methylthiotransferase RimO, whose product MAVKKHCSADLRQPRVMIQTLGCAKNTVDSETLAGLLKQGGFEYVERESQADVVVVNTCGFIDDAKIESIQVMLEAVRWKQARKGRRVFAMGCLTQRDGPEIRAELPELDGVFGIGEWGGMLSALGANPLSIAESSNVTMFSGNAGPGSAYHRISDGCSHACAFCAIPQMRGLYRSEPLDKLVDEAKLLARTGVKELLIIGQETTSYGVDLYRKRMLVELCNRLSDIEGIEWIRILYAHPPSAPPHFMTELARVPKLAPYLDFPVEHASPKMLKLMNRKTTAAKMKASIDAFRDGRQDVCVRTTVLVGFPGETDQDFDDLYRFMEDVKFERAGVFTYSPQTGTAGAELPDRVEEGVALDRLDRLMKLQKQICLDRHKSLVGFEIPVLIERNLRDASWGRSAWDAPDIDARVRVRGTLSPGVLHMVKVTGAAAYQLDAVPVQSESLSRSDACGNFALPVLSH is encoded by the coding sequence ATGGCGGTGAAGAAACACTGCTCCGCTGATCTGCGTCAGCCGCGTGTCATGATTCAAACGCTCGGCTGCGCGAAAAACACGGTCGACAGCGAAACTCTGGCCGGACTTTTGAAACAAGGCGGATTTGAGTACGTCGAACGCGAATCCCAAGCCGATGTCGTTGTCGTCAATACCTGTGGTTTTATTGATGACGCGAAAATCGAGTCGATTCAGGTTATGCTCGAAGCTGTGCGTTGGAAACAAGCCCGCAAAGGCCGCCGCGTTTTTGCCATGGGCTGTCTCACTCAACGGGACGGTCCTGAAATTCGCGCGGAGCTCCCCGAGCTTGACGGCGTCTTCGGTATCGGCGAATGGGGCGGCATGTTGTCTGCGCTCGGTGCAAATCCCCTGAGCATTGCCGAGTCATCCAACGTCACGATGTTCAGTGGAAATGCTGGGCCGGGATCCGCCTACCACCGTATTTCTGACGGCTGCTCGCACGCGTGTGCCTTCTGCGCGATTCCGCAAATGCGCGGACTTTATCGAAGCGAACCGCTTGACAAACTTGTCGATGAAGCCAAGCTGCTCGCTCGCACCGGCGTCAAAGAACTTCTGATTATCGGCCAAGAAACTACAAGCTACGGCGTGGATCTCTATCGCAAACGTATGCTCGTAGAACTCTGCAATCGTCTCTCCGACATTGAGGGGATTGAGTGGATTCGCATTCTTTATGCGCATCCGCCGTCAGCGCCGCCGCACTTCATGACCGAACTTGCGCGTGTTCCCAAGCTCGCGCCGTATCTCGATTTTCCCGTCGAGCATGCGTCGCCCAAAATGCTCAAGCTGATGAACCGCAAGACCACCGCCGCAAAAATGAAGGCGTCCATCGACGCCTTCCGCGACGGCCGTCAAGACGTTTGCGTTCGCACGACCGTGTTGGTCGGTTTCCCCGGCGAAACGGATCAGGATTTCGACGATCTTTACCGATTCATGGAAGACGTCAAATTCGAGCGCGCAGGTGTCTTTACCTATTCTCCCCAAACCGGAACCGCCGGTGCAGAGCTTCCCGATAGAGTGGAGGAGGGAGTCGCTCTCGACAGGCTTGACCGTTTGATGAAATTGCAAAAGCAAATCTGTCTCGACCGCCACAAGAGTCTTGTCGGCTTCGAAATTCCGGTCTTGATTGAGCGCAATTTACGTGACGCGTCGTGGGGACGCAGTGCGTGGGATGCGCCGGACATCGACGCTCGGGTGCGCGTGCGCGGCACGCTGTCGCCCGGTGTTTTGCACATGGTTAAAGTGACTGGCGCGGCGGCATATCAACTCGATGCCGTGCCGGTTCAGTCTGAGTCTCTTTCACGGAGTGATGCATGCGGAAACTTTGCACTGCCTGTCTTGTCGCACTAA